A single window of Clupea harengus unplaced genomic scaffold, Ch_v2.0.2, whole genome shotgun sequence DNA harbors:
- the tmem167a gene encoding protein kish-A, producing MSAIFNFQSLLTVILLLICTCAYLRALMPSLLDKNKTGFLGIFWKCARIGERKSPYVAVCCIVMAFTILFSE from the exons ATG TCTGCCATTTTTAATTTCCAGAGCCTCCTCACGGTTATCCTGTTGCTCATTTGCACATGTGCATACCTCCGTGCATTAATGCCGAGTCTACTAGATAAGAATAAAACTGG GTTCCTGGGCATATTCTGGAAATGTGCAAGAATAG GTGAGAGGAAGAGTCCTTATGTTGCCGTCTGCTGTATCGTAATGGCCTTCACCATTTTATTCTCGGAGTAG